In Sorghum bicolor cultivar BTx623 chromosome 8, Sorghum_bicolor_NCBIv3, whole genome shotgun sequence, one genomic interval encodes:
- the LOC8084468 gene encoding ubiquitin carboxyl-terminal hydrolase 8, giving the protein MPAPPDPPPLPAPAPDPDPSDPAAAPAPAAADEEEDDDRVFLVPLRWWKEAQEGSAIEAPGLPYTATPAGPASYGMRVLSMFLSDQTYTLRRADELLEQTASASARSYALLPADLFAKARDWYIDSAKSAGKNVSPAGDSVNIYPIMLRVSATRGTYTLTVKIGKKDNSTENFKRANKILTADSEPVHIWDFSGRTTYIVMNELNRSPHDSKSADQEMPLQIHIYDLSEPMVNGSDGKRDELALTLGGSSFSNGGTMNMDVDSSSGSSKQVGSGLTGLDNLGNTCFMNSAVQCLAHTSKLVDYFLGDFHKEINPHNPLGMKGELACAFGDLLRKLWAIDRTPVAPRQFKSRLGRFAPQFSGFNQHDSQELLAFLLDGLHEDLNRVKCKPYSEAKDSDGRPDEEVADEYWGNHLARNDSIIVDICQGQYKSTLVCPICKKVSVTFDPFMYLSLPLPTTTMRTMTITVFSTDGTSGPSPYTISVPKSGDTRTLINTLSNACSLRDDERLLVAEVYNNSLIRYLDEPSEVISLIRDGDRLVAYRLPKDNEDAPIVVFRNQRMESSLANFGRKSWKTFGTPLVSSLPDTITGSTICNLFLKVMTPFRVSRDDVPAAVKTVGESSLVDEIADSNMSADASEPTTINNNSVEDETGTEDVMQFFLTNERFPDQRMKIEMDLSITVKDPHKRLHVAVCWEDNGLDQYDLDSLDSLPEVYKAVLFSRRPQDTCSLYACLEAFIKEEPLGPEDMWYCPGCKEHQQASKKLDLWRLPEILIIHLKRFSYSRYTKNKLETFVDFPIHDLDLSKYIGHRCQDVPHNYRLYAISNHYGSLGGGHYTAYVYHEGKKGWYDFDDRHVGPITEDSIKTSAAYVLFYRRIQEDSLDTGTHIDSDIPT; this is encoded by the exons ATGCCCGCGCCCCCGGACCCGCCGCCGCTCCCCGCGCCGGCTCCGGACCCGGACCCGTCGGatcccgccgccgcgccggcccccgccgccgccgatgaggaggaggacgacgaccgCGTCTTCCTCGTGCCCCTCAG GTGGTGGAAGGAGGCGCAGGAGGGATCGGCGATCGAGGCGCCCGGGCTACCCTACACGGCCACGCCGGCTGGACCTGCCTCCTACGGCATGAGGGTGCTGAGCATGTTCCTCTCCGACCAGACATACACCCTCCGCCGCGCCGACGAGCTCCTCGAGCAGACCGCCTCCGCTTCCGCCAGGAGCTACGCGCTCCTCCCGGCCGACCTCTTCGCCAAGGCGCGGGACTG GTATATTGATTCTGCCAAATCTGCTGGCAAAAATGTGTCACCTGCTGGTGACTCAGTAAATATTTACCCCATAATGCTAAGAGTTTCAGCCACCAGAGGTACATATACACTAACAGTGAAGATTGGCAAAAAG GACAACTCAACTGAGAACTTTAAGAGAGCAAACAAGATTCTGACTGCAGACTCTGAGCCG GTTCACATATGGGATTTCTCTGGGCGGACAACATACATAGTTATGAATGAATTGAACCGGTCGCCCCATGACTCAAAATCTGCAGATCAGGAG ATGCCTCTACAAATACACATTTATGATTTGTCAGAACCTATGGTTAATGGTTCTGATGGGAAAAGAGATGAGTTAGCATTAACATTGGGTGGCTCAAGTTTTAGCAATGGTGGTACTATGAACATGGATGTGGATtcatcaagtggaagctctaagCAAGTTGGATCTGGTCTAACAGGATTAGACAATCTGGGAAACACATGTTTCATGAACAGTGCAGTCCAGTGCTTGGCTCATACTTCAAAGCTGGTTGATTATTTCCTTGGTGATTTCCATAAAGAAATAAACCCACATAACCCACTGGGGATGAAG GGCGAACTTGCATGCGCATTCGGTGATTTGTTGAGGAAGCTATGGGCTATTGATAGAACCCCCGTTGCACCTCGCCAATTCAAGTCCAGACTTGGACGCTTTGCTCCCCAATTCAGTGGCTTTAACCAACATGATTCACAG GAGCTTCTTGCTTTCCTATTGGATGGACTCCATGAAGATTTGAACCGTGTGAAATGTAAACCATATTCTGAAGCAAAGGATTCAGATGGCCGTCCGGATGAAGAGGTCGCAGATGAGTACTGGGGCAATCATTTAGCCCGAAACGATTCTATCATAGTTGATATCTGCCAG GGTCAGTACAAGTCAACATTAGTTTGCCCCATCTGCAAGAAAGTTTCTGTAACATTTGACCCGTTCATGTATTTGTCTTTGCCCCTGCCTACAACAACAATGAGAACAATGACCATAACAGTCTTCAGCACTGATGGGACCAGTGGGCCATCTCCTTACACTATTAGTGTACCAAAATCTGGAGATACAAGGACCCTTATTAATACGTTAAGCAATGCTTGTTCGTTGAGAGATGATGAGCGCCTCCTAGTTGCCGAG GTCTACAACAATTCCCTTATTCGGTACTTGGACGAACCTTCTGAAGTCATCTCCTTGATCAGAGATGGAGATCGTTTGGTTGCATATCGGCTTCCTAAAGACAATGAAGATGCTCCTATTGTGGTGTTCAGAAACCAGCGTATGGA GTCGTCCCTTGCCAATTTTGGGCGGAAGTCATGGAAGACTTTTGGCACTCCGCTTGTGTCAAGTCTTCCTGATACCATAACTGGAAGTACTATTTGCAATCTTTTCCTAAAGGTTATGACTCCATTCAGAGTATCAAGAGATGATGTTCCCGCTGCTGTTAAAACAGTTGGCGAAAGCAGTCTGGTTGATGAAATtgcagatagcaatatgagcgCTGATGCCTCAGAGCCCACCACTATAAATAACAATTCTGTCGAGGATGAAACAGGGACTGAAGATGTGATGCAATTTTTCCTGACTAATGAGAGATTCCCAGACCAACGCATGAAGATAGAAATGGATCTATCCATTACGGTGAAAGATCCACATAAGCGTCTGCATGTGGCTGTGTGTTGGGAGGACAATGGACTGGATCAATATGATCTTGATTCTTTGGATTCTCTTCCAGAAGTTTACAAAGCAGTACTATTTTCTAGGAGGCCACAGGACACATGTTCTCTATATGCATGTCTGGAAGCTTTTATTAAGGAAGAACCATTAGGCCCAGAAGACATGTG GTACTGCCCAGGTTGTAAAGagcatcaacaagctagtaagaAGTTAGACCTTTGGAGATTACCTGAAATCCTTATAATACACCTGAAAAGATTTTCGTACAGTCGGTACACCAAAAACAAATTGGAGACATTTGTGGACTTCCCGATTCATGATCTTGACCTGTCAAAGTATATCGGTCACAGATGCCAAGATGTTCCTCACAATTATCGACTGTATGCTATTAGCAACCACTATGGAAGCTTGGGTGGTGGTCACTATACAGCTTATGTTTAT CATGAAGGAAAAAAGGGGTGGTATGATTTCGATGACCGTCATGTGGGTCCTATAACCGAGGACAGTATAAAGACATCGGCGGCTTATGTTCTTTTTTACCGGCGGATACAGGAGGATAGCTTAGATACAGGTACACACATAGATTCTGACATTCCAACTTGA
- the LOC110429759 gene encoding uncharacterized protein LOC110429759, translating to MVWCGRVGVTKAATRFLFPFRTTQRFTQRLLRRRRLRVYCGGSYEGDALRRRILQVEQRARWGTFDAGAWRQDGSRLQRGGSGTGVAGLAPRRWIRHRSGRRTMVGRTRRRHTGLPLRWRSSLTGDGCSDDMQALRREAQNEARSRRGYAGFF from the exons ATGGTGTGGTGTGGCCGTGTGGGCGTGACGAAGGCGGCGACGAGGTTCCTTTTCCCCTTCAGGACAACGCAACGTTTCACTCAGCGGCTGCTGCGACGTCGCCGGCTTCGTGTGTACTG CGGCGGATCCTACGAGGGAGATGCCCTTCGGCGGCGGATCCTGCAGGTGGAGCAGCGGGCGAGGTGGGGCACGTTCGACGCAGGCGCGTGGCGGCAGGATGGGTCCCGACTCCAGCGAGGTGGATCCGGCACAGGAGTGGCGGGTCTGGCTCCAAGGCGGTGGATCCGACATAGGAGCGGCAGGAGGACCATGGTGGGGCGCACGAGGCGGCGACACACTGGCTTGCCTCTGCGGTGGCGCTCCTCCCTCACCGGTGATGGATGTAGCGACGACATGCAGGCTCTACGACGCGAGGCCCAGAACGAGGCCCGATCCAGGCGCGGTTATGCGggctttttttaa